One region of Armigeres subalbatus isolate Guangzhou_Male chromosome 3, GZ_Asu_2, whole genome shotgun sequence genomic DNA includes:
- the LOC134227536 gene encoding uncharacterized protein LOC134227536 — MNYLSLLLIVTLATSATEADDSTTIPSDIEKLFNETTLPCTPHEVVNHACYFCKCNFHGNRQHCIYTCDPTTGRSVLPGSKICTENDKFRSGCKRCRCSKGQLFFNCFMADRCRQFS, encoded by the exons ATGAACTACTTGTCGCTTCTATTGATAGTAACGTTGGCCACATCAGCTACCGAAG CTGATGATTCCACAACTATTCCCTCGGACATTGAAAAGCTATTCAACGAAACTACTCTACCATGTACGCCACATGAAGTAGTTAATCAT GCGTGCTACTTTTGCAAGTGCAACTTCCACGGCAATCGCCAGCACTGTATCTACACGTGTGATCCGACAACCGGGCGCTCTGTGCTTCCTGGCTCGAAAATATGTACCGaaaatgataaattcagatCAGGGTGCAAACGATGCCGTTGCAGCAAGGGGCAACTGTTCTTCAATTGCTTTATGGCAGACCGATGCCGACAATTTTCCTAA